In one Ciona intestinalis unplaced genomic scaffold, KH HT000148.2, whole genome shotgun sequence genomic region, the following are encoded:
- the LOC100184652 gene encoding uncharacterized protein LOC100184652: MFSRGILFASVLLLCGSVNANSAKFAQLGKIYGFSSARSIYQKWLGSDLSAIETASEAKKLCVPFCNTTTGAEQIPKILAYAQANFGSDCAGVTAEADGFSVVQCLMSTRVIDAYLSEIVPDSASAASTGGVSLDFSSIFSSLTSSSSGSADKDRAVTALKSVIDVEFAIDGTETMNWAMSIFDITEDLLKENSDDLDIFLSLVEDYAKGLKAAMAEHESWRVQYLNFVRLVFKSVKIDPKTDEWVDQQFAHFGNTLQQVQSCSPSAMTTLGLLIDMNLNSLETMSNMNNNQDFATTRAQWTIFSSFIEQSMADMCQAEIVEEEVLAPPPEEENLSAVDSLVNDIMSGIMLV; this comes from the exons ATGTTTTCTCGAGGCATTCTCTTTGCCTCAGTGTTGCTACTATGTGGGTCTGTAAATGCCAACAGCGCCAAGTTCGCACAGTTgg GAAAGATTTACGGCTTTTCGTCGGCTCGATCAATTTACCAAAAATGGCTCGGATCGGATTTGAGCGCCATTGAGACCGCTTCTGAAGCAAAAA AACTGTGTGTTCCCTTTTGCAATACGACTACTGGTGCTGAACAGATCCCGAAAATTCTTGCATATGCACAAGCGAACTTCGGTTCAGATT GTGCTGGGGTTACAGCTGAAGCTGATGGGTTTTCGGTTGTGCAATGTCTCATGAGTACACGAGTTATTGATGCTTATCTAT CTGAAATCGTACCTGATTCTGCTTCTGCTGCTTCTACTGGTGGAGTCTCGTTAGATTTCAGTTCAATATTCAGTTCATTAACCTCATCTTCATCTGGATCTGCGGACAAAGATCGCGCTGTCACTGCCCTGAAGAGCGTAATTG ATGTCGAATTCGCAATTGATGGAACAGAAACCATGAATTGGGCGATGTCTATCTTCGACATCACTGAAGATC TTTTAAAGGAAAACAGCGACGATCTTGACATATTTCTAAGCCTCGTCGAAGATTACGCTAAAG GGTTAAAAGCTGCGATGGCTGAACATGAGTCTTGGAGGGTCCAGTACTTGAACTTTGTGCGCCTTGTGTTTAAAA gtGTGAAAATCGACCCCAAAACCGATGAATGGGTCGACCAACAGTTCGCACACTTTGGAAATA CGCTGCAACAAGTTCAGTCCTGCTCGCCGAGTGCTATGACCACGTTAGGACTTCTTATCGATATGAATCTGAATAGCTTAGAAACGA TGAGTAACATGAACAACAATCAGGACTTCGCCACTACTCGAGCTCAATGGACCATATTCTCTTCATTTATAGAACAAAGCATGGCCG ATATGTGTCAGGCGGAGATAGTTGAAGAAGAGGTGTTGGCGCCTCCACCGGAGGAAGAGAATCTTAGTGCGGTTGATTCTTTGGTCAACGATATTATGTCCGGCATCATGCTGGTGTAG
- the LOC100187047 gene encoding proteasome activator complex subunit 4B, whose protein sequence is MDMDCSIEERNLGFVPQRENVYNDHLPYANQHDLDTESNTAFKVVKTNLVNAVLLRDLRPGVTYWTNKLTRYIRLYGLKFSKEDHILLVKLFYEILSIPELEFIVVDHVCSILKKLLKKRELLDRNDLVLEWRPLHRICEKYLFSKMEPMGLEWFSVMDGKLRGLVRCCRSYFPPNVTQEMLEEWRPLLCLFDVTMGKASQFLDWFLPTLTFTEEERKVSWMLWKDEFLSLFKSVRNGPMWEQHYVKLFARLAHNNIGYIDWGPYVEVLFTRLLRTFQLPVGKLQHTTALSSGLPFEAAASWIISMMGGENTKKVLQNLKLLFDCTETYFHPSNYGKWSPNLLNFMFSLAVKFANRIHRERYKTKFWEPKIPESHLITDDIITEFVMILKPVTLMSLYSKLASISSPRILQILAYLRPELIMPSLVEKTYVALNTLTEPHQVRACLSALSFSLQPGIKGYPECRQHVIPLLFQCLPGLDPNDLPKSAVTFQFIHTVMTLVPAIDCSSSVDRFPSLTEEERELCYATAQFEDFLLQFFDRCFILLEALSQDNEHQSQLQDGDHKSTEVENVSEMLLVTATSIVLQQASKEIYTLCLKKFFQFSTTHLYEGKTARSSTSTMIAAAAKVHPEISFPIFIPHFVSEIMKSFEDNPESIKDEKVDKQVLWDLTILSELCRCGAVKLLEYRQQLYEVARMCLSMKSRQGYLLGAKILNLSICAWVSFHTNDRRNVGYDHDPEKSLVLREWGATSDPSNIAIKWHVPSEEELEAAFSCVEEFLLPQLEELQKFNLDQAELDKDELLGKLEIIKDIFSGSSYLMPIDTKDVVDVQPDSQVSFKSWKVMTLEALPAYHVVVNRGDRQNLRHRIFTTVRETLLKIRQSREDDVKSICMIINIYSLCAVMHELPKATFDHQWKAFVAYKAMIRDPLRQDKKRSRISLIDRVSLQHMMRLLAVERAVYTRMDHQIMMDLLNLSVSHYMKVRVNAQGLFFHGLLLLPTFTYKHYLQPILSALENTPQHNHQQLKGGLYLLLGKSKSQQFFGCFQRWDVMEKVWPALISAPHSEKPSITKMYIKLATKIQASFKTIAIESKMTESCTQAALNVMKWTSSDVAEVVAEGEEYEKKMNAMNLQLYNSLVNKLIEMFHSSELTWKYMELVTGMLSLMLRYDVHLPLEGVDLFVKLLVDDSLALRDLSIACVASLMKQMKREHKVRKMTWEEISGVVRDSESFGKVPGDRPDNLCVQYNIDDLPDTKEKFEKLNFIDKTHWGYYCWPTKVKIYAPFNEQPSLDRTDNMSASEQAVYNKFTDQSFVEKFVNFLCLENEKGKDKFDPKRVDLFRGLFRNFGDSFLPLFKTHIQRLALEKRESYNRCCAEIVAGIVMGSKHWDFMRLEKMWMWLIPALRDAVANISPETMRDWDKAFANMVQNRDPRRIHWLIDFLVSEPAQASTSALVESSKLYVLQGGIHQQEWRVPQLLQKILSMVEPMIGHPYKSLRNRIGSVLASVFLFDLEVSGEKQLVSRTPSVSDFMDRILPRLDILLSEETPPLSNVSSESSAGSFSGEDLEEEINLSAPLAPAIIEQIQSGLRAMLPPGSPVPEISSIRDQLNTDALMGSSPLLQKFKKAMKESGSPNIQLDDSLTMSVDADSVKSEAVRVFKTVMKWVVSAQRSTLQPFKTPLLKLLPLICKMYPVDRQGVDEELHRNILMSMSCIAQCIVPPEHLDLITSSIEMISTSKSWHARHSILPYIQVFVYNNLFEVTKNESCVKRIRDVVLHLLEDERLEVSKMSLVTLSGLLQCRVIQMDDELLSLAFKKCKTKLQKKSPTTDSQKSILRRHAGVLILSACVLSSPYTVPDWMPRLVMKLADHLHDPQPIQGSIKSTLSDFRRTHHDNWHDDKQKFTSDELAILTDLLVSPSYYA, encoded by the exons ATGGATATGGACTGTTCAATTGAGGAAAGAAATCTTGGTTTTGTTCCTCAACGAGAAAACGTTTATAACGACCATCTTCCCTATGCCAATCAACATGATTTAGACACTGAGTCAAACACAGCTTTTAAAGTTGTGAAAACCAATCTGGTCAATGCAGTTTTGCTCAGGGATTTGAGGCCTGGAGTGACATACTGGACCAATAAACTGACAAGGTATATCAGACTTTATGGGCTCAAGTTTTCAAAAGAGGATCATATACTGTTGGTAAAGTTGTTCTACGAAATTCTTTCTATTCCTGAATTGGAGTTCATTGTTGTTGATCATGTTTGTAGCATCCTTAAGAAACTGCTCAAAAAACGGGAACTTTTAGACAGAAATGACCTGGTATTGGAGTGGAGACCACTGCACAGAATATGTGAAAagtatttgttttctaaaatggAACCAATGGGCCTGGAGTGGTTTAGTGTAATGGATGGAAAACTTAGGGGTTTGGTAAGATGCTGCCGTAGTTATTTCCCTCCTAATGTTACTCAGGAAATGCTGGAAGAATGGAGACCATTGTTGTGTCTCTTTGATGTCACAATGGGCAAAGCTTCTCAGTTTCTTGATTGGTTTCTTCCGACTCTCACTTTCACTGAAGAGGAACGCAAAGTGTCGTGGATGTTGTGGAAAGATGAGTTTTTATCGCTATTTAAATCTGTGCGTAACGGACCGATGTGGGAACAACACTATGTCAAGTTATTTGCGAGACTGGCGCATAATAACATTGGGTATATTGACTGGGGTCCCTATGTTGAAGTTCTTTTCACTCGCTTGTTAAGAACCTTTCAACTGCCAGTGGGTAAGTTGCAACACACCACTGCACTTTCCAGTGGACTCCCATTTGAAGCTGCTGCTTCTTGGATAATATCCATGATGGGGGGCGAGAACACGAAAAAAGTTTTGCAAAACCTCAAGCTGCTGTTTGACTGCACAGAAACTTATTTCCACCCTTCTAATTATGGCAAATGGTCTCCCAACCTGCTTAATTTTATGTTCAGCCTGGCTGTCAAATTTGCTAACAGAATTCACAGAGAGAGATACAAGACCAAGTTCTGGGAACCTAAAATACCGGAATCACATTTAATCACAGATGACATTATTACTGAGTTCGTGATGATCTTAAAACCAGTCACGCTCATGTCACTCTACTCTAAACTTGCATCCATATCTTCACCACGAATCTTACAAATATTAGCATATCTCAGGCCTGAGTTAATAATGCCTTCACTTGTAGAAAAAACGTACGTAGCTCTAAACACACTCACTGAACCACACCAAGTCCGTGCGTGCCTTTCCGCGCTTTCATTTTCTTTACAACCAGGGATCAAAGGTTACCCAGAGTGCCGACAACATGTCATACCGCTACTCTTTCAGTGCTTGCCTGGCTTAGACCCAAATGATCTTCCAAAATCTGCGGTGACATTTCAGTTCATTCACACCGTGATGACCCTCGTGCCTGCCATCGATTGCAGCTCCAGTGTTGACCGATTCCCGTCGCTCACAGAGGAGGAACGAGAGCTGTGTTACGCAACAGCACAGTTTGAAGATTTTCTTCTTCAGTTTTTTGATCGTTGCTTTATATTATTGGAAGCTCTGAGTCAAGACAATGAACATCAAAGCCAG TTACAAGATGGGGACCATAAATCCACTGAGGTTGAGAACGTATCCGAAATGTTGTTGGTGACTGCAACATCCATTGTCCTCCAACAAGCTTCCAAAGAAATCTACACCTTATGTTTAAAGAAGTTTTTCCAATTCTCCACCACTCATCTTTATGAAGGAAAGACAGCAAGGTCCTCCACTTCCACCATGATCGCTGCAGCTGCAAAAGTTCATCCGGAGATCTCGTTTCCGATCTTCATCCCACACTTTGTCTCTGAGATCATGAAGAGCTTTGAGGACAATCCGGAGTCGATAAAAGATGAGAAAGTTGACAAACAGGTGTTGTGGGATTTAACGATCCTATCTGAGCTGTGTCGTTGCGGTGCCGTTAAACTACTTGAATACAGACAGCAGTTATATGAAGTAGCACGGATGTGTCTTTCGATGAAATCTAGACAAGGTTATCTCTTGGGAGCAAAGATTTTGAACTTGTCTATCTGCGCATGGGTTTCCTTTCATACAAACGATCGGCGTAATGTGGGTTATGATCATGATccag AGAAAAGTCTTGTGTTGCGTGAATGGGGAGCGACATCGGACCCGAGCAATATCGCCATCAAGTGGCATGTACCTTCGGAGGAAGAATTGGAGGCGGCGTTTTCTTGCGTGGAGGAATTTCTTCTTCCTCAGCTGGAGGAACTGCAGAAGTTTAACTTGGACCAAGCAGAGTTGGATAAAGACGAGTTGTTAG gcaAATTGGAGAtaattaaagatattttttctgGTTCATCTTACCTCATGCCCATTGATACAAAGGACGTAGTCGATGTCCAACCTGATTCTCAAGTCTCGTTTAAAAGTTGGAAAGTCATGACGCTTGAAGCACTGCCAGCTTATCATGTTGTTGTTAACCGTGGTGACCGACAGAATTTACGGCATCGCATTTTCACAACCGTCCGTGAAACTTTGTTGAAGATCCGGCAGTCCAGGGAAGATGATGTGAAATCGATTTGCATGATTATCAATATCTATAGTCTGTGCGCAGTAATGCACGAGCTGCCGAAAGCTACATTTGATCACCAGTGGAAAGCATTCGTCGCGTATAAAGCAATGATAAGAGACCCTCTTCGTCAGGACAAAAAAAGGAGTCGAATTTCTCTGATTGACCGAGTTTCCCTGCAGCATATGATGCGACTGCTTGCTGTGGAACGTGCAGTGTATACACGGATGGATCACCAGATTATGATGGATCTTTTGAACTTATCAGTGTCTCACTACATGAAGGTGAGAGTAAATGCGCAGGGTTTGTTCTTCCATGGACTTCTTCTACTGCCCACATTCACCTACAAGCACTACTTGCAACCGATCTTATCTGCTCTTGAGAACACTCCCCAGCACAACCACCAGCAATTAAAAGGTGGTTTGTATCTTTTACTTGGCAAGTCTAAAAGCCAGCAGTTTTTTGGTTGTTTCCAGCGCTGGGATGTGATGGAAAAAGTTTGGCCCGCGCTTATATCCGCTCCTCACTCAGAAAAACCTTCAATCACTAAGATGTACATCAAGCTTGCCACCAAAATTCAAGccagttttaaaactattgcTATAGAATCGAAGATGACAGAATCATGCACACAAGCCGCTCTCAATGTGATGAAATGGACATCCTCGGATGTTGCGGAGGTTGTTGCAGAAGGGGAAGAGTATGAGAAAAAGATGAACGCCATGAACCTTCAGCTTTATAACAGTCTCGTCAACAAACTAATCGAGATGTTTCACTCAAGTGAGTTGACGTGGAAGTACATGGAGCTGGTGACTGGGATGTTGTCTCTTATGCTCCGATATGATGTCCATCTTCCTTTGGAGGGGGTGGACTTGTTCGTGAAGCTCCTTGTGGATGACTCCCTCGCTCTCCGCGATCTTTCCATCGCGTGCGTCGCATCACTGATGAAGCAGATGAAGCGTGAGCATAAAGTTCGGAAGATGACTTGGGAAGAAATATCTGGCGTTGTAAGGGACTCTGAAAGTTTTGGAAAAGTTCCCGGTGACAGACCAGATAACTTGTGTGTACAATACAACATAGATGATCTCCCGGATACCAAGGAAAAGTTTGAGAAATTAAACTTCATTGATAAAACACATTGGGGATACTATTGCTGGccaacaaaagttaaaatatatgccCCTTTTAATGAGCAACCAAGTTTAGATCGTACAGACAACATGAGCGCTTCAGAACAAGcggtttataataaatttacagACCAAAGTTTCGTGGAAAAATTCGTCAATTTTCTTTGCTTGGAAAACGAAAAGGGCAAAGACAAATTTGACCCAAAACGAGTAGATTTGTTCCGAGGGTTATTCCGAAACTTTGGTGATTCATTTCTTCCTTTGTTCAAAACTCATATACAACGCTTGGCTCTGGAAAAGAGGGAGAGCTACAACAGATGTTGCGCTGAAATTGTTGCCGGCATCGTGATGGGAAGCAAACATTGGGACTTCATGAGGTTGGAGAAGATGTGGATGTGGTTGATCCCTGCACTGCGGGATGCGGTTGCCAACATCAGTCCTGAAACAATGAGGGATTGGGACAAGGCGTTCGCAAACATGGTTCAAAATCGGGACCCACGTAGAATACATTGGTTGATCGATTTTCTTGTTAGTGAGCCCGCACAAGCAAGCACAAGTGCATTGGTAGAATCAAGCAAACTCTATGTCTTACAG GGAGGAATTCATCAGCAGGAATGGAGGGTCCCACAACTTCTTCAGAAGATTTTATCTATGGTTGAACCAATGATTGGTCATCCCTACAAATCTCTCAGAAACCGAATCGGTAGCGTGTTAGCGAGTGTCTTCCTCTTTGATTTAGAGGTGAGCGGAGAGAAGCAGCTTGTTTCTCGTACTCCTAGCGTGAGTGATTTCATGGATCGGATTCTGCCTCGTCTCGATATTCTGCTCTCGGAGGAAACTCCTCCGCTGAGCAACGTGTCATCTGAATCTTCTGCCGGATCATTTTCAGGTGAAGATTTAGAGGAGGAGATCAATTTATCTGCTCCCTTGGCTCCTGCTATCATTGAGCAGATACAGAGTGGATTAAGAGCGATGCTTCCTCCCGGATCACCCGTTCCTGAAATCTCGAGCATCCGTGATCAGTTGAACACCGATGCTTTGATGGGATCGAGTCCCCTTCTtcagaagtttaaaaaagcaatGAAAGAGAGTGGAAGTCCCAACATCCAGCTGGATGACTCTCTCACAATGTCCGTGGATGCAGATAGCGTGAAGAGTGAAGCGGTTCGAGTTTTTAAAACCGTGATGAAGTGGGTGGTCAGCGCTCAACGTAGCACTTTACAACCTTTCAAGACTCCTCTTCTTAAACTCCTTCCTCTGATCTGCAAGATGTATCCCGTGGATCGTCAAGGAGTGGATGAGGAGTTACATCGTAACATCCTCATGAGCATGTCGTGTATTGCGCAATGCATCGTTCCTCCCGAACATCTTGATCTCATCACTTCATCCATAGAAATGATATCAACGTCAAAATCATGGCACGCTCGTCACTCTATCCTTCCCTATATTCAAGTCTTCGTTTACAACAACTTATTCGAGGTGACAAAAAACGAAAGTTGTGTAAAAAGAATACGAGACGTCGTATTGCATTTGCTTGAGGATGAACGACTTGAAGTTTCGAAAATGTCGCTCGTAACGCTCAGCGGTCTACTACAGTGCCGCGTTATTCAAATGGACGACGAACTCTTGTCTTTAGCTttcaaaaaatgcaaaacaaagttacagaAAAAGTCGCCGACAACTGATTCTCAGAAATCAATCCTTCGTAGGCATGCAGGTGTTCTAATACTGAGTGCTTGTGTCCTATCTTCACCTTATACTGTCCCTGACTGGATGCCCAGGCTAGTAATGAAGCTGGCTGACCACTTGCATGACCCACAACCAATCCAAGGCTCCATAAAATCTACTTTATCCGATTTCCGTCGCACCCACCATGACAACTGGCATGACGACAAACAGAAATTCACCAGTGACGAACTGGCTATTCTAACAGACCTTTTGGTGTCCCCGTCTTATTACGcttaa